In the genome of Anabrus simplex isolate iqAnaSimp1 chromosome 6, ASM4041472v1, whole genome shotgun sequence, one region contains:
- the LOC136875789 gene encoding transient receptor potential cation channel subfamily A member 1 homolog → MTSVYKGNVKTAKLLIEHEKKLYKNGNGNTVFYQDVNGNTVFHLAAERGGYDTLQFLLSPHIEKLKFLLNNDKVFLANATQTGKSSVDKTLLQQVVKHAQLSEPLEHHFNNIWYPDELVRINKDGNNCFHLAAGRGDIRSLHILYACCITMQQGFVSFPLKYLDMKNKSQVTPLHYAIGSRSPDVIKFLVTHGADLMSRTKLLPILPNISDEVDKENDSDEVDGSSDATRCASFKKLTKTCMQREVPNCMQREMPTSLHYILKMPNGTNIIKELFNESVSYRSNGDDRDELVVDFQLLISNSGLRMEITHEIFRQRNTGVLDVLLHPLLKSFIKTEWLKRKYFPWFRFTTYILYLLSLTLYAWLPPDENFSSKVIEPLASWLVGILSVMIIVFCVPYILPGKTVWERLEGIIQKLPPPVFALIAIIVRIFGVNPLPYRSLAVILSWLSLIFYSSTLTSFNQQAAQFQTVLFTMLSNVPVFFIVVFGFAFSFYVLYFKEDNFDNIWSAFLYTSVVLLHGGMDDSPYFSRNTTEVAQEMFMLFAEGFISFLFAIVVTLALLNMLVGLAISSAEELRKEGRLVFMRHQVTLLFELDQILEKLKHVRESTLWKRIRGVKSYSVTHPDTIPKDHRMVVNNDNTSLEDQIQLHDIAKEQLLKCNRPGNYSRGSAYECWCCSGF, encoded by the exons ATGACATCTGTCTACAAAGGAAACGTCAAAACAGCCAAACTTCTGATAGAGCATGAAAAGAAATTATATAAGAATGGGAATGGAAACACCGTGTTTTATCAGGATGTGAATGGAAATACCGTGTTTCATTTGGCAGCAGAGAGAGGCGGATATGATACACTCCAATTTCTTCTCAGTCCACACATAGAGAAATTAAAATTTTTATTGAACAATGACAAAGTATTCCTAGCAAATGCAACACAGACTGGCAAATCTTCCGTTGATAAGACTCTTCTTCAACAAGTTGTTAAGCATGCGCAACTCAGTGAACCACTTGAGCACCATTTTAATAATATTTGGTACCCAGACGAACTTGTAAGAATTAATAAAGATGGTAATAACTGCTTTCATTTGGCGGCTGGTAGGGGGGATATTCGTTCCCTACACATTCTTTATGCCTGCTGCATTACAATGCAGCAAGGATTTGTTTCCTTTCCCTTGAAATATTTGGATATGAAGAATAAATCACAAGTTACTCCTCTTCATTATGCCATTGGATCTAGATCTCCAGACGTTATTAAATTTCTGGTAACCCATGGAGCTGATCTGATGTCCAGAACGAAACTTCTGCCGATACTTCCCAATATCTCCGATGAAGTTGATAAAGAAAATGACTCTGACGAGGTTGATGGCTCATCCGATGCAACTAGATGTGCATCATTTAAGAAATTAACCAAAACTTGCATGCAGAGAGAGGTGCCTAATTGCATGCAGAGAGAGATGCCTACATCACTACATTACATCCTGAAGATGCCTAATGGAACTAACATAATAAAGGAACTTTTTAATGAATCTGTCTCGTACAGGAGCAATGGAGACGATAGGGATGAACTTGTAGTTGACTTCCAATTGCTTATTTCTAACTCAGGGCTGAGAATGGAAATTACGCATGAAATTTTCAGGCAGCGTAATACAGGGGTACTGGATGTCCTCCTTCACCCCTTGCTGAAATCATTCATAAAGACGGAGTGGCTAAAAAGGAAATACTTCCCTTGGTTTCGTTTCACgacttatattttatatttattatctttGACTCTGTATGCGTGGTTACCCCCAGATGAAAATTTTTCCTCGAAGGTAATTGAGCCTCTAGCTTCCTGGCTGGTTGGCATACTGTCTGTTATGATAATAGTATTCTGTGTGCCTTATATTCTCCCTGGAAAAACTGTTTGGGAAAGACTGGAGGGCATAATACAAAAATTACCACCTCCAGTATTCGCTCTGATTGCCATTATTGTGCGCATATTCGGTGTAAATCCTTTGCCGTACCGTAGCCTAGCAGTAATTTTATCCTGGCTATCACTTATCTTCTACTCCAGCACCTTAACTTCTTTCAACCAACAGGCAGCTCAGTTCCAAACGGTTCTCTTCACGATGCTGAGTAATGTGCCTGTCTTCTTTATTGTTGTTTTTGGGTTTGCTTTCTCTTTCTATGTCTTGTATTTCAAAGAAGACAACTTCGATAATATCTGGAGTGCATTCCTCTACACTAGTGTGGTCTTGCTCCATGGTGGTATGGATGACTCTCCATACTTCTCTCGCAATACCACGGAGGTGGCTCAAGAGATGTTCATGTTGTTCGCCGAGGGATTCATCTCCTTCCTCTTCGCGATTGTGGTTACACTGGCACTCCTCAACATGCTAGTTGGGCTCGCCATCAGCAGCGCTGAAGAGCTGCGAAAGGAGGGCCGACTAGTTTTCATGCGACACCAG GTAACACTCCTCTTTGAGTTGGATCAAATCTTGGAAAAGTTAAAACACGTCCGTGAGTCAACGCTTTGGAAGAGAATACGTGGAGTCAAGAGTTATTCCGTCACACATCCAGATACAATCCCAAAAGATCACAGAATGGTGGTGAATAATGATAATACATCTTTGGAGGACCAAATACAACTCCATGACATTGCAAAGGAACAACTGCTGAAATGTAACAGACCTGGGAACTATTCTCGTGGGAGTGCATATGAGTGTTGGTGTTGTTCTGGTTTCTAG